In one window of Streptomyces sp. NBC_01224 DNA:
- a CDS encoding DUF1048 domain-containing protein codes for MNFWETITGSDLTREWKAFEARAEALPDEYRAAWEQIKGHLFPHGGFTGRNLIPILDAALGLLEQTAADGQSVHEVLGDDIRGFCTALAGGEGARTYRDRWREQLNRNVARKLNRLGG; via the coding sequence ATGAACTTCTGGGAGACCATCACAGGCAGCGATCTCACCAGGGAATGGAAGGCGTTCGAAGCCCGGGCCGAGGCCCTGCCAGACGAATACCGGGCGGCGTGGGAACAGATCAAGGGCCACCTCTTTCCCCATGGCGGCTTCACCGGCCGCAACCTGATCCCGATCCTCGACGCCGCCCTGGGGCTGCTCGAACAAACAGCGGCGGACGGGCAGAGCGTCCATGAGGTGCTCGGCGACGACATCCGAGGCTTTTGCACGGCGCTGGCCGGTGGAGAAGGGGCTCGAACCTATCGCGACCGGTGGCGCGAGCAGTTGAACAGGAACGTCGCAAGGAAATTGAACCGGCTGGGAGGCTGA
- a CDS encoding ABC transporter permease encodes MSSLALAVRDSNTMLRRNLLHARRYPSGTLNLLLTPIMMLLLFVYIFGDVMSAGIGGGGADRSDYIAYIVPGLLLMTIGSTVIGAAVYVSMDMTEGLSARFRTMAVYRPSVLIGHVVGSVLQSVMSVVLVGAVGVAIGFRSADATVLEWLAAFGLIVLFALALTWIAVGMGLASPSPEAASNMAMPLILLPLISSAFIPADTMPGWFQPIAEYQPFTPAIETLRGLLLGTEIGHNGWIAIAWCVGLIALGYRWSTAQFNRDPE; translated from the coding sequence ATGAGCTCCCTCGCCCTCGCCGTACGCGACTCGAACACGATGCTGCGCCGCAACCTGCTGCACGCGCGGCGCTACCCGTCCGGGACCCTGAACCTGCTGCTCACGCCGATCATGATGCTGCTGCTCTTCGTCTACATCTTCGGCGACGTGATGAGCGCGGGCATCGGCGGCGGCGGCGCCGACCGCTCCGACTACATCGCCTACATCGTCCCGGGCTTGCTGCTGATGACCATCGGCAGCACCGTGATCGGGGCCGCGGTGTACGTCTCCATGGATATGACCGAGGGCCTCAGCGCCCGCTTCCGCACGATGGCGGTCTACCGCCCTTCGGTACTCATCGGGCACGTCGTCGGCAGCGTGCTGCAATCCGTCATGAGCGTGGTCCTCGTCGGCGCCGTCGGCGTGGCCATCGGCTTCCGCTCCGCGGACGCAACCGTCCTGGAGTGGCTGGCAGCATTCGGACTCATCGTGCTCTTCGCCCTGGCGCTGACCTGGATCGCGGTAGGCATGGGCCTGGCCAGCCCCAGCCCCGAGGCGGCCAGCAACATGGCCATGCCGCTGATCCTCCTCCCCCTCATCTCCAGCGCCTTCATCCCGGCCGACACCATGCCCGGCTGGTTCCAGCCCATCGCCGAATACCAGCCCTTCACCCCCGCCATCGAAACCCTCCGCGGCCTGCTGCTCGGCACCGAGATCGGCCACAACGGATGGATCGCCATCGCCTGGTGTGTCGGCCTGATCGCGCTCGGCTACCGCTGGTCGACGGCGCAGTTCAACCGCGACCCGGAATGA
- a CDS encoding transposase family protein has protein sequence MLAEFARIPDQRAECGRRFPLPSLLALSVCALTPAGNDSLTTAAEWCQRATDAELAAFQLPYDLITRAATVFPA, from the coding sequence TTGTTGGCCGAGTTCGCGCGCATCCCCGATCAACGTGCCGAGTGCGGGCGCCGCTTCCCGCTACCGTCTCTCCTGGCGTTGTCCGTGTGCGCGCTGACTCCGGCGGGCAATGACTCGCTCACCACCGCGGCCGAGTGGTGCCAGCGCGCCACCGACGCCGAACTCGCCGCGTTCCAGCTCCCGTATGACCTGATCACACGGGCGGCTACCGTGTTCCCAGCGTGA
- a CDS encoding GNAT family N-acetyltransferase, whose protein sequence is MRSSTRIRLIEPTDAAPIAAHRVRDFEAFRPWEPAQPADFFTPAGQAERIDSLLAGYRAGAVWPGVVLADDQVIGQVTVGGILPQPHLRRGSVGYWIAGVAQNQGHAGHAVGLVLRVMTDELGLHRAEASTNLENLPSQRVLRRNGFSPYGVAHSSIFLDGSWRDGLLWERVLGD, encoded by the coding sequence ATGCGCAGCAGCACCAGGATCCGCCTGATCGAGCCCACCGACGCCGCCCCGATCGCCGCGCATCGGGTGCGGGACTTCGAGGCTTTCCGGCCGTGGGAACCGGCCCAGCCGGCTGACTTTTTCACCCCGGCGGGCCAGGCGGAGCGGATCGACAGCCTGCTGGCCGGATACCGGGCCGGCGCGGTCTGGCCGGGCGTGGTGCTCGCGGACGACCAGGTGATCGGGCAGGTCACCGTCGGAGGGATCCTGCCGCAGCCGCACCTGCGCCGCGGCTCCGTCGGATACTGGATCGCCGGCGTCGCCCAGAATCAAGGGCACGCCGGGCACGCCGTCGGGCTTGTACTCCGGGTGATGACGGACGAACTCGGGTTGCACCGCGCCGAGGCGTCCACCAATCTGGAGAATCTGCCGTCGCAGCGGGTGCTGCGCCGCAACGGGTTCAGCCCGTACGGCGTCGCGCACTCCTCGATCTTTCTCGACGGGAGCTGGCGGGACGGGCTGCTGTGGGAGCGGGTCCTCGGCGACTAA
- a CDS encoding aldo/keto reductase, with protein MTGRLPFEMPRLGIGTAPLGGLFEEVTEADAAATLEAAAREGITYFDTAPRYGHGQAEDRLGRLLAPAGVTAPLISTKTGWLLRPRPDGSPGEVVTDWTESGIRTSLESSLDRLGRSSVDILYLHDADDFPEEVRRTAYPTLRRLRDEGLVRAIGFGMNHSAPLAAYVAEFEVDVVLIAGRFSLLDHDALGTMLPLCVKTGTSVVVGGVFNTGLLADPSPGAMFNYRPVPEQTLARARRCRELCAEYGVPLAAAAIQFPSLHPAVRSVVVGCRSAAEVTANAAASRFPVPDALWRRLAEAGFVPQELVPA; from the coding sequence ATGACCGGCCGACTGCCCTTCGAAATGCCCCGCCTGGGCATCGGAACCGCACCGCTGGGCGGCCTGTTCGAGGAGGTGACCGAGGCGGACGCGGCGGCCACGCTGGAGGCCGCGGCCCGCGAGGGGATCACGTACTTCGACACGGCACCGCGCTACGGGCACGGTCAGGCCGAGGACAGACTCGGCCGCCTTCTGGCACCGGCGGGCGTCACGGCGCCGCTGATCTCCACGAAGACGGGCTGGCTGCTGCGGCCACGGCCCGACGGCTCGCCCGGCGAGGTCGTCACGGACTGGACGGAGTCCGGTATCCGCACGTCCCTGGAGTCGAGCCTGGACCGCCTGGGCCGGTCGTCGGTCGACATTCTCTATCTGCACGACGCGGACGACTTCCCGGAGGAGGTCCGGCGCACGGCCTACCCGACGCTGCGCCGACTGCGGGACGAAGGACTGGTACGGGCGATCGGGTTCGGCATGAACCACAGTGCGCCGCTCGCCGCGTATGTGGCGGAGTTCGAGGTGGACGTCGTCCTCATCGCGGGCCGGTTCTCACTTCTGGACCACGACGCGCTCGGGACGATGTTGCCGCTGTGCGTGAAGACCGGCACCTCGGTCGTCGTCGGCGGGGTCTTCAACACCGGTCTCCTCGCCGACCCCTCCCCCGGCGCAATGTTCAACTACCGCCCCGTTCCCGAGCAGACCCTGGCCCGCGCGCGGCGATGCCGGGAACTGTGTGCGGAGTACGGAGTGCCGCTCGCCGCGGCAGCGATCCAGTTCCCGTCCCTGCATCCGGCAGTCCGATCGGTGGTCGTCGGCTGCCGGTCGGCCGCCGAGGTCACGGCGAACGCGGCGGCGTCGCGTTTCCCCGTCCCGGACGCACTGTGGCGGCGGCTGGCCGAAGCGGGTTTCGTACCGCAGGAGTTGGTGCCCGCCTAG
- a CDS encoding DUF1048 domain-containing protein, giving the protein MGIQDIIEGKKQWRAHMARVKALPPDYQIVYTEMQKYLFKVGPIDLPDGPLLPGIADFFEEGVAAGKGVLELIGTDVAAFCDDLVKDSRTYADVYQESISREPGTAEK; this is encoded by the coding sequence GTGGGCATCCAGGACATCATCGAGGGCAAGAAGCAGTGGCGGGCGCACATGGCTCGAGTCAAGGCGCTCCCGCCGGACTACCAGATCGTCTACACGGAGATGCAGAAGTACCTGTTCAAGGTCGGGCCGATCGACCTGCCTGACGGGCCCCTGCTCCCCGGGATCGCCGACTTCTTCGAGGAGGGCGTCGCCGCGGGCAAGGGGGTCTTGGAACTCATCGGCACGGACGTCGCCGCATTCTGCGACGACCTGGTCAAGGACTCCCGCACCTATGCGGACGTCTATCAGGAGTCCATCAGCAGGGAACCCGGCACGGCCGAGAAGTAA
- a CDS encoding PadR family transcriptional regulator, whose amino-acid sequence MDDLTEMLKGTLEGCVLEIIGSEETYGYAITRQLNELGFADVVEGTVYTILLRLERNGLVQVTKRPSGVGPPRKFYALNDAGREELAKFWTKWQYVSSRIEKLKEGGR is encoded by the coding sequence ATGGACGACCTGACGGAGATGCTGAAGGGCACGCTCGAAGGGTGCGTGCTCGAAATCATCGGCAGCGAGGAAACCTACGGGTACGCCATCACCCGTCAGCTGAACGAGCTCGGCTTCGCCGACGTCGTCGAGGGGACGGTGTACACCATCTTGCTGCGACTGGAGAGGAACGGACTCGTCCAGGTGACGAAACGACCATCCGGGGTCGGTCCGCCGCGCAAGTTCTACGCACTCAACGACGCCGGACGCGAGGAACTCGCGAAGTTCTGGACGAAATGGCAGTACGTCTCATCACGCATCGAAAAGCTCAAGGAGGGCGGGAGATGA
- a CDS encoding ATP-binding cassette domain-containing protein, whose protein sequence is MPTSSQGDGHPSPTAVSAVGLRKSYGEKLVLDGIDLRIPAGSVFALLGPNGAGKTTAVKILSTLITADGGDLHVGGHDLAADPQAVRAAIGVTGQFSAVDGLITGEENMLLMADLHHLSKREGRRVAAELLERFDLVEAAKKPASTYSGGMKRRLDLAMTLVGSPRIIFLDEPTTGLDPRSRHNMWGIIRSLVSDGVTVFLTTQHLEEADELADHIAVLNDGKIAAEGTAEELKRLIPGGHIRLRFTDPVTYQSAADALREVTRDDEALSLSIPSDGSQRELRSILDWLDSAGIEADELTVHSPDLDDVFFALTGPANVPNQPKETVR, encoded by the coding sequence ATGCCCACATCCAGTCAAGGCGACGGTCACCCGTCGCCGACCGCAGTCTCCGCCGTCGGGCTACGCAAGTCATACGGCGAAAAGCTCGTCCTCGACGGTATCGATCTGCGCATCCCGGCCGGGTCCGTGTTCGCGCTGCTCGGCCCGAACGGCGCCGGCAAGACCACCGCCGTGAAGATCCTGTCCACGCTCATCACCGCCGACGGCGGTGACCTGCACGTCGGCGGGCACGACCTGGCAGCCGACCCGCAGGCGGTCCGTGCCGCGATCGGTGTCACCGGGCAGTTCTCCGCCGTCGACGGCCTGATCACCGGCGAGGAGAACATGCTCCTCATGGCGGACCTGCACCACCTCTCCAAGCGCGAGGGACGGCGGGTCGCCGCCGAACTACTTGAGCGCTTCGATCTCGTCGAGGCCGCGAAGAAGCCCGCCTCGACCTACTCCGGCGGCATGAAGCGCCGCCTCGACCTCGCGATGACGCTGGTCGGCAGCCCGCGGATCATCTTCCTCGACGAGCCGACGACAGGGCTCGACCCGCGCTCCCGCCACAACATGTGGGGCATCATCCGCAGCCTCGTCTCCGACGGCGTGACCGTCTTCCTCACCACCCAGCACCTGGAGGAGGCCGACGAGCTCGCCGACCACATCGCTGTGCTGAACGACGGCAAGATCGCCGCCGAGGGCACCGCCGAGGAGCTCAAGCGGCTCATCCCCGGCGGGCACATCCGGCTCCGCTTCACCGACCCGGTCACGTACCAGTCCGCCGCTGACGCCCTGCGCGAGGTCACCCGGGACGACGAGGCACTGTCGCTGTCCATCCCCAGCGACGGCAGTCAGCGCGAACTGCGCTCCATTCTCGACTGGCTCGACTCCGCCGGCATCGAGGCGGACGAACTGACCGTCCATTCCCCCGACCTCGACGACGTGTTCTTCGCCCTGACCGGCCCAGCCAACGTCCCCAACCAGCCCAAGGAGACCGTCCGATGA